Part of the Usitatibacter palustris genome, TTCCTCGAAGCCGCCCTTGCGCACCATCAGGCCGAGTTGCGCGAGGTGGGAAGACTTCCCCGCCCCGTCGATGCCCTCCACCGTGATGAATTTTCCGCGCATGAGCCTCTATCGCTTCAGTTGGTATCTTACAACCGCGCGATTGTGTTCCTCGAGCGTGCGCGAGAACTGGTGGGTGCCGTCGCCCTTGCCCACGAAGTAGAGGAACTCCGTGCTTTCGGGTTGCGTCGCCGCGCGCAGCGAGGCCGCGCCCGGCATGGCGATCGGCGTGGGCGGCAGTCCGTCGCGCGTGTACGTATTCCAGGGCGTATCCGCGGTGAGGTCCTTCTTGCGGATGTTGCCGTCGAACGCTTCGCCCATGCCGTAGATCACGGTCGGGTCCGTCTGCAGGCGCATGGGCTTGCGAAGGCGGTTGACGAAGACCGAGGCCACCAGCGTGCGCTCGACGGCTGCACCGGTTTCCTTTTCGACGATCGAGGCGAGGATCAGCGCCTCATAGGGTGTGGCGAGCGGCAGGTCCGTATGGCGCGCATCCCACGCATCGGCGAGGCGCTTCTTCATCGCGGCATGCGCGCGCTTCAGGATCTCCACGTCGCTGCTTCCCGGCGCGAACTTGTACGTGTCCGGGAAGAACCAGCCCTCGGGCGATCCCTCGGCAAGACCTGCGGCCGCGGCAATCTCGGCGAGCGATTTGCCGGCGAGCGTCTGCTTGAGCTTGGGATGCTTTTTCAGTTGCGCGACCCACTGGCGGAACGTGGTGCCTTCCACGAACGCGATGTCGACCGAGGAGACGTCGCCACGGGCGAGCTTCTCGAGCAATTCCATCGGCGTCACGGGTCGATCGAGCTTGTACGTGCCCGCCTGGATGGAGGCGTCCTTGCCCAGCACGCGCCCGAGGATCCAGAACGTCTGGGCCTCGGGAAGCAGGCCCTCGTCGGAAAGCGTGCGCGCGACGGTGCGCAGGCTCGATCCCGACTTCACGGTGAACTCGAACGGCGTGCGCGGCAGGTCGAGCGACATGTTGGTGAACGCGACCATCCACGCGCCCGTGGCGACTGCTGCCGCGAGCAGGAGAAGCGCGAACGCGCTAAGCCGCTCGCGAATCGTCATCGGCTATCCGCTCGCGGAAGCGATCGGCAACGGGAAACCGGGTCCACTCGCGATCATCGAGCTTGCTCACCGGCCAGAGGCCCATGAGACTGTTGGTGAGGAATACCTCGTCGGCGCGCCCGAGCTCTTCGACGCCGATGTCGCGCACCTCGCAGCTCACGCCCGCATCACGGGCCAGATCGATGATTCGCTCGCGCTGCGCGCCCGCCACGCCGCAGCGCGAAAGCTCCGGGGTGGCCAGCGCTCCCGCGAGGACGATGAAGACATTGCTCATGGTCCCGCCGATTACGCATCCGGCTGCATCGCAAAGCAAGCCTTCGCGAATTCCCGGATCGTCCCACTCGCTGCGCGCGAACACGCTCTCGAGGCGGTTGAGGCTCTTCACGCCGGCCAGACGCGGCTGCTCGCCCAGCACCAGCTCGCACCAGCGCACGTGGACGCCCTCTCGCGCGAGCGCTTCGGGATAGTCGGGCAAGGGATGGGCGGCGACGACACGCGTCGGTGTCTCGCCACCCGCGATGGCATAGCCCCGGGGGCCGGCACCGCGCGTCACGGTGATCTTCACCACGGCTTCCTGGGGCGCGACGGCCGCGATCTCGCCCAGCAGGGCATGTTCGCCCGGCGGCGTGAGCGCAAGTGCCACGCAATCGTGGACGAGGCGGCGGTACTGGCGTTCCCAGTTGAGCGGACGGCCGGCCCGCACGAGCAGCGTGCGAAACACGCCGTCGCCAAAGGCGAGGCCGCGATCGTGGATCGACACCACCGGATCCGGCGAGCCGTTGACGAGGACGGCGGCCGTCATGCGCAGCGTCGCGAGGTCAGGACAGGCGCCGGAACGCGAGCGTGCCGTTCGTGCCGCCGAAGCCGAAGGAATTGGAGAGCGCGACGTCGATCTTCATGTCGCGGGCCGTGTTGGGCACGTAGTCGAGGTCGCAGGCCGGATCCGGCGTGACGATGTTGATCGTGGGCGGCGACTTCTGGTGGTGCACCGCGAGCGCCGTGATGACCGCCTCCAGCCCGCCGGCCGCACCCAGGAGGTGGCCGTGCATCGACTTGGTGGAGTTCACCGCGAACTTGTAGGCGTGGTCCCCGAACGCGGCCTTCAGTGCCGCGGTCTCGTTCGAATCGCCCAGCGGCGTGGAGGTGCCGTGCGCGTTCACGTACTGCACCTCGTCGGGATTCAGCCCGGCGTTGCGCAGTGCGGCGAGCATCGCGCGCCTCGGGCCATCCATGTTGGGCGCGGTGATGTGGTTCGCATCCGCGCTCATGCCCATGCCGGCGAGCTCGCAATAGATGCGCGCGCCGCGCTTCTTCGCGTATTCGTATTCCTCGAGGATCATGATCCCCGCGCCTTCGCCGAGCACGAAGCCATCGCGGTCCTTGTCGAACGGACGCGAGGCGGTCGTGGGGTCGTCGTTGCGCTCCGAGAGCGCCTTGCACGAGCAGAAACCGCCGACGCCGGACATGTTCACGCAGGCTTCGGCTCCGCCGGCGATCATGACGTCCGCATCGCCGTACTCGATCATGCGGCCGGCTTCGCCGATCGCATGCGAGCTCGTCGTGCACGCCGACACCATCGACACGTTCGGGCCCTTGGCGCCGAACTGGATGGAGATCATGCCGGCGACCATGTTGATGATCGACCCGGGCACGAAGAACGGAGAGATGCGCCGCGGCCCCTTGGCGATCATCTCGCGGATGTTGTCCTCGATCATCGGGAGTCCCCCGATGCCCGAGCCGACGTTCACGCCGACGCGTTCAGCATTTTCGGGCGTGATCGTGAATCCCGCATCCTCGAGCGCGAGCTTGGTGCCCGCGAGCCCGAAATGGATGAAGAGGTCGGAACGGCGTGTCTCCTTCGGAGGCATCCAGTCCGACGAATTGAAATCCTTCACCTCGGCGGCAATGCGCGTGGGCAACAACGACGCGTCGAAACGCGTGATGGGGCCCACGCCGCTCTTGCCGGCCAGCAGGTTCGGCCACGCGGTGGCAATGCCGATGCCCACGGGCGAAACCACGCCGAGGCCGGTAACGACGACTCTGCGCTTGCTCATTGGCTCACTGCGGGTATGGGGGCCCATGCCCCCGGGGGGTTACTGCTTGACGTGGTTCTTGACGTAGTCGATAGCCTGCTGGACGTTCGTGATCTTCTCGGCTTCCTCGTCGGGAATCTCGCAATCGAAAACTTCCTCGAGGCGCATGACCAGCTCCACGTTATCCAGGGAGTCGGCGCCCAGGTCTTCCACGAACGAGGATTCGTTCTTCACGTCAGCTTCGGCAACGCCCAGCTGCTCTGCGACGATCTTCTTGACGCGGGCTTCAAGGTTGTCCATCTACATCCTCCAGGTTCTTGATTCTGTGAGTGCAAAAAAGCGCGACATTCTACCATTAATCCATGTGCATCCCGCCGTTCACATGCAGCGTGGCGCCCGTAATGTAGCCTGCTTGTGGCGACGAAAGGAAAAGCACGGCCTGTGCCACGTCATCGACGCGGCCGAGTCGGCCGAGGGGAACGTTGGCGACGAGTTTCTTCACCTGTTCCTCTTCGAGCGCGCGGGTCATGTCGGTTTCAATGAATCCGGGCGCGACACAGTTGACCGTGATGTTGCGGCTGCCGATTTCACGCGCCAGCGACTTTGAAAATCCTACCAGGCCCGCCTTCGCGGCCGCGTAGTTGGCCTGGCCGGGGTTGCCGGTGTGGCCCACCACGCTCGTCACGTTGACGATGCGTCCGCTGCGCGCCTTCATCATGCCGCGCAGGACCGCGCGCGACAGCACGAAGGCGCTCTTCAGGTTGGTAGCCTGGATCTCGTCCCACTCTTCGTCCTTCATCCGCGCAAGAAGGTTGTCGCGCGTGACGCCGGCATTGTTCACCAGGATTCCCACGGGCCCGAATTCAGTGCCGATTTCGTCCACGAGCGCGGCACAGCGCGCACTGTCGCGGACGTCGAGCACCTTTCCGGCGCCCTTGCCGCCCAGCGCCTTGATCGCCGCGGTGATGCCTTCGGCACCCTTGTCCGACGTCGAGGTTCCGATCACCGTGGCACCGGCCTTCACGAGCGTGGCGAGGATCGCCTCACCGATGCCGCGACTGGCACCGGTCACGAGGGCCACTTGTCCGTTGAGCATGTTTGTCATCCCTGTCCGATGGCCGCGACCAGCGCGGCGGTATCCGTGACCGCGACGCATTCGGCGTCCGCGGCAATTCGTTTCGACAATCCCGTGAGCACCTTGCCCGGTCCGCACTCGACGATGCGAGTCACGCCCTGGGACGAGAACCATTGCACGGTTTCCACCCAGCGCACAGGACTGTAGATCTGCTCGACCAGCGCTTCGCGAATGGTTGCAGGGTCCGATGACGCTTTCACGTGGCGGTTCTGGATGACCGGCACCTTGGGCGCACGGACCTCGATGCCCGCGAGGCGCTCGCGCACGCGTTCTGCCGCGGGCTTCATCAGGCTGCAATGCGACGGCGCGCTCATCGGGAGCATCAGGGCGCGCTTCGCGCCGCGCTCCTTGGCGAGCACCATGCCGCGCTCGACCGCGGCGCGGTGGCCGGCAATCACGATCTGCTTCGGGTCGTTCAAATTCGCGGGCTCGAGCACTTCGCCCTGCGCGGCCGACGCACAGACCTCGCGCACGGCACCCTCTTCCAGGCCG contains:
- the acpP gene encoding acyl carrier protein; this encodes MDNLEARVKKIVAEQLGVAEADVKNESSFVEDLGADSLDNVELVMRLEEVFDCEIPDEEAEKITNVQQAIDYVKNHVKQ
- the mltG gene encoding endolytic transglycosylase MltG: MTIRERLSAFALLLLAAAVATGAWMVAFTNMSLDLPRTPFEFTVKSGSSLRTVARTLSDEGLLPEAQTFWILGRVLGKDASIQAGTYKLDRPVTPMELLEKLARGDVSSVDIAFVEGTTFRQWVAQLKKHPKLKQTLAGKSLAEIAAAAGLAEGSPEGWFFPDTYKFAPGSSDVEILKRAHAAMKKRLADAWDARHTDLPLATPYEALILASIVEKETGAAVERTLVASVFVNRLRKPMRLQTDPTVIYGMGEAFDGNIRKKDLTADTPWNTYTRDGLPPTPIAMPGAASLRAATQPESTEFLYFVGKGDGTHQFSRTLEEHNRAVVRYQLKR
- the fabD gene encoding ACP S-malonyltransferase, translated to MTLAIVFPGQGSQSLGMMKGFADLPIVEQTFREASSILGIDLWAMANDGPAEALNQTVNTQPLMLVAGVACWRAWREKGGPMPTYFAGHSLGEYSALVASESLRFEDAVPLVRFRAQSMQEAVPEGIGGIAAILGLEEGAVREVCASAAQGEVLEPANLNDPKQIVIAGHRAAVERGMVLAKERGAKRALMLPMSAPSHCSLMKPAAERVRERLAGIEVRAPKVPVIQNRHVKASSDPATIREALVEQIYSPVRWVETVQWFSSQGVTRIVECGPGKVLTGLSKRIAADAECVAVTDTAALVAAIGQG
- the fabF gene encoding beta-ketoacyl-ACP synthase II, with protein sequence MSKRRVVVTGLGVVSPVGIGIATAWPNLLAGKSGVGPITRFDASLLPTRIAAEVKDFNSSDWMPPKETRRSDLFIHFGLAGTKLALEDAGFTITPENAERVGVNVGSGIGGLPMIEDNIREMIAKGPRRISPFFVPGSIINMVAGMISIQFGAKGPNVSMVSACTTSSHAIGEAGRMIEYGDADVMIAGGAEACVNMSGVGGFCSCKALSERNDDPTTASRPFDKDRDGFVLGEGAGIMILEEYEYAKKRGARIYCELAGMGMSADANHITAPNMDGPRRAMLAALRNAGLNPDEVQYVNAHGTSTPLGDSNETAALKAAFGDHAYKFAVNSTKSMHGHLLGAAGGLEAVITALAVHHQKSPPTINIVTPDPACDLDYVPNTARDMKIDVALSNSFGFGGTNGTLAFRRLS
- the fabG gene encoding 3-oxoacyl-ACP reductase FabG; translation: MLNGQVALVTGASRGIGEAILATLVKAGATVIGTSTSDKGAEGITAAIKALGGKGAGKVLDVRDSARCAALVDEIGTEFGPVGILVNNAGVTRDNLLARMKDEEWDEIQATNLKSAFVLSRAVLRGMMKARSGRIVNVTSVVGHTGNPGQANYAAAKAGLVGFSKSLAREIGSRNITVNCVAPGFIETDMTRALEEEQVKKLVANVPLGRLGRVDDVAQAVLFLSSPQAGYITGATLHVNGGMHMD
- the pabC gene encoding aminodeoxychorismate lyase, with the protein product MTAAVLVNGSPDPVVSIHDRGLAFGDGVFRTLLVRAGRPLNWERQYRRLVHDCVALALTPPGEHALLGEIAAVAPQEAVVKITVTRGAGPRGYAIAGGETPTRVVAAHPLPDYPEALAREGVHVRWCELVLGEQPRLAGVKSLNRLESVFARSEWDDPGIREGLLCDAAGCVIGGTMSNVFIVLAGALATPELSRCGVAGAQRERIIDLARDAGVSCEVRDIGVEELGRADEVFLTNSLMGLWPVSKLDDREWTRFPVADRFRERIADDDSRAA